The DNA segment GCCGCCGGAGATCCGGCGCATAACCGAGACCTTCCTGCACAACCCCGAAAAGGTGGAAGTCTCGAAGCCGGCGACAACCGTCGCCACCATCACCCAGTTGCATGTGCCCTCGGGCCGCGAGGCGCACCAAAAGCGTGAAATCCTGCGTCGCCTGCTCCGCGAAGCCAAGGATCTCAACAACGCGATCATCTTCTGCAACCGCAAGCGTGAAGTCGCCGTCGTCTATAAGTCGCTGCAAAAGCATGGCTTCAGCGTCGGTGCGCTGCATGGCGACATGGATCAGACGGCGCGTATGGCGGCGCTCGATCAGTTCCGAAAAGGCGACATTCCGCTTCTGGTCGCCTCCGACGTCGCTGCCCGCGGCCTCGATATTCCGGCCGTCAGCCACGTCTTCAATTTCGATATTCCCCACCACGCCGACGACTATGTTCACCGGATCGGCCGCACCGGCCGCGCCGGCCGCACCGGAACCGCGGTTTCCATTGTTACGTCGCTCGATCACAAATCGTTGGCGGCGATTGAAAAGCTGATCGGACAGAACATTCCGCGTGCCGAAGGCAGCCCGGACGCCGAATTGCCGGAACAGGCGGATGCACGCGAACACGGACGTTCACGTGGTGACGAACGCGAGGGTTCGCGCCGCGGCGGCCGCAAGCGGCGCCGCGATCGTGAGGGCGGCAATAGCGCCGGCCGCAACCCCGCGCCGTCAACACAATCTCCGATTGCGGACGTGGCAGCGGCGCCGGTAACGCCGTCCTCCCCCGGACGCGGTGCTTCGAACAGACCTCGCCCGCCTTCGCAAGGTCATTCGTCATCGTCAGAACCAGCGGATCATTCGCATCTTCCGGCATTTTTGCTGCGGCCGGTTCGCGCCCGCGTCTGATCGGCACAAAATCCCTATATCGGTACGGTTCCCCGTTTAACGGCTCGTTCATCGACCTCCAGTAGCTTGAACACCATTGTTTAAGAGATTGGCGCGATCAGCGAGCCGCCGCTGACCGTCGCGGGGGCTTATTTCAGTGCTGGACGAATTCGAGAGAACGATGGCCTTTGCCGAATTGGCGCTGGGCCAGATCAGGTCGCTGCGGCAAACCGCAATCCCTCGCAATTACGAAATCTGGTACGTCTATGCGACGGGCTACAACCCGCAGCTCAACAAGGTCATCAACGAGACGCTGGCCCGCAACGGCAAGCTGACCGAGGCCGATCTCGAGCAGATCTACGAAACCTACCTTTCCCACATCAAGACCACCGATCGCATCGACAAGGTCGGCGCCCGCGTTATCGGCGAAATCGACGACGTGATGCTCCTGATCGACGAAGCGCTCGATATGTCGACCACATACAGCGAGAGCCTTTCCGGCGTCAGCAAAAAGCTTGCCGCGGCCATCGACCGCGACCAGCTCAAGAAAGTGGTCGATACGCTCGTCACGACGACGCGTGACATGCGCGAGACGACCAAGGCCCTGGAAGCGCGGCTGGCGCTCTCAAAGGCTGAAATCAGCAATCTTCAGCACAGCCTCGAGGCGATCAGGGCCGAAAGCCTCACCGATCCCCTGACCGGTCTCGGCAACCGCAAATATTTCGATCGGTCGCTCGAGGCTGCGGTTGCGAATGCGCTGGAAACAGGAGAACCGCTCTCGCTCCTGATGTTCGACATCGACTACTTCAAGTCGTTCAACGATTCCTATGGCCACCTCACCGGCGATCAGGTGTTGCGGCTGGTCGGGATGTCGTTGAAGCAATCGATCAAGGGACAGGACATCACCGCCCGCTACGGCGGCGAGGAATTCGCCGTGGTGCTGCCGAACACAGCGCTGCGACAGGCCCTGACGGTCGCTGATCATATCCGCCGCGCCGTGATGTCGAAGGAATTGAAGAAGAAGTCCACCGGCGAGATCCTGGGCCGCGTCACCATCTCGGTTGGTGTCTCGATGCTCAAGCCCGGCGACGATATGGATTCCCTGATCGAACGGGCCGATGCGTGCCTCTACGCCGCCAAGCGCGCCGGACGCAATCGTGTGGTCTGCGAGGCAGACCCCGAATATGCCGCGGAAACCCGCGGCCAGGTGGCCTAGGCTCTCTTCCGCCGCGCTTTCTTAGTTGCAGCAGGCTTTTTCTTTTTCGACGCCGTTTTCTTCGCCGAAGTTTTTTTGGCAACGGCCTTTGTCGCCGACGTCTTGCCCTTGGCAGCCTTCCGGCGTGGACGCTTGCTCAGTGCAGCTCGCTGCGCCGCGGCCAGGGCGGCTTTCGCCCAGCCCGTCAGCTCTTCCGAATCGTCAAACAAGCGCGCTGGCAGCTCCCAGTACG comes from the Bradyrhizobium erythrophlei genome and includes:
- a CDS encoding DEAD/DEAH box helicase yields the protein MSFSHLGLSDKVLAAVAATGYTTPTPIQEQAIPHVLARRDVLGIAQTGTGKTAAFVLPMLTILEKGRARARMPRTLILEPTRELAAQVKENFDRYGAGQKLNVALLIGGVSFGDQDSKLTRGVDVLIATPGRLLDHTERGGLLLTGVELLVIDEADRMLDMGFIPDIERICKLVPFTRQTLFFTATMPPEIRRITETFLHNPEKVEVSKPATTVATITQLHVPSGREAHQKREILRRLLREAKDLNNAIIFCNRKREVAVVYKSLQKHGFSVGALHGDMDQTARMAALDQFRKGDIPLLVASDVAARGLDIPAVSHVFNFDIPHHADDYVHRIGRTGRAGRTGTAVSIVTSLDHKSLAAIEKLIGQNIPRAEGSPDAELPEQADAREHGRSRGDEREGSRRGGRKRRRDREGGNSAGRNPAPSTQSPIADVAAAPVTPSSPGRGASNRPRPPSQGHSSSSEPADHSHLPAFLLRPVRARV
- a CDS encoding GGDEF domain-containing protein is translated as MAFAELALGQIRSLRQTAIPRNYEIWYVYATGYNPQLNKVINETLARNGKLTEADLEQIYETYLSHIKTTDRIDKVGARVIGEIDDVMLLIDEALDMSTTYSESLSGVSKKLAAAIDRDQLKKVVDTLVTTTRDMRETTKALEARLALSKAEISNLQHSLEAIRAESLTDPLTGLGNRKYFDRSLEAAVANALETGEPLSLLMFDIDYFKSFNDSYGHLTGDQVLRLVGMSLKQSIKGQDITARYGGEEFAVVLPNTALRQALTVADHIRRAVMSKELKKKSTGEILGRVTISVGVSMLKPGDDMDSLIERADACLYAAKRAGRNRVVCEADPEYAAETRGQVA
- a CDS encoding TfoX/Sxy family protein → MDRDFLIDLFSNFGPVTIRRMFSGYGISADGTNFALALRAGLYFRADETTIPQFEAEGSKPFQYQQRKSGKVVIVNSYWELPARLFDDSEELTGWAKAALAAAQRAALSKRPRRKAAKGKTSATKAVAKKTSAKKTASKKKKPAATKKARRKRA